The stretch of DNA CGGAGGCCGAGGAGGCCTTCCGGCTGACCATCAGCCTCGACCCGAACTTCGCCCCGGCCTGGATCAATCTGGGGGTCATCCACCAGATCAACCGGCGCTTCGATGAGGCCTGCGACGCCTTTCAGCGCGCCGCCAGCCTGGACCCCTCGTCCTACGAGGCGGCCTTCAATCTTGGGTGCGCCCGCGAAAACATGCGCGACCTTCCGGGCGCCGTCGAGGCCTACGAGGCGGCTATAACGCTGCGACAGGACCTGCCGCACGCCTACGGCAACGTCGCCCGACTGTACTACCTGGCCGGGAGGTACTCGGACGCCATCGCGCGGCTCGAGACCGCCCTGAAGCTTCAGCCCGACACGCCCGCCATCTACTACGACCTCTACCAGTGCTACCGGGCCCTGGGCGACATCGCGAAATCCGAGGAGTACTACAATACGGCGATTACCATTGACCCCCGCTACGCGGAAATCTACGGCGAGTCGAGGGAGTTCGTCAACCTCCCCCAGGAGCTGATGATGACGACCCCCCGCCCCGAGGAGGGCAAAGATGAAAATTAAACCCGTGACCGGCGTGCTGATGCTCGTCGCCGCCGTGGCGGCCGGCTACATCCTTTCCGTGGCCTGCTCCTACGACCCCGTCGGCATCACCAAGGAGGGAGCCGCGAAGATAAAGG from bacterium encodes:
- a CDS encoding tetratricopeptide repeat protein, encoding MRRFTVSHPSLAALILFPVLSAILAGCAPEEPKTGHGIDELAALVRDNPDDPELRFRFGLAFLAEEPPDWEQAGIQFGRAAELAPTFAEAHFNHGICLARTECYPEAEEAFRLTISLDPNFAPAWINLGVIHQINRRFDEACDAFQRAASLDPSSYEAAFNLGCARENMRDLPGAVEAYEAAITLRQDLPHAYGNVARLYYLAGRYSDAIARLETALKLQPDTPAIYYDLYQCYRALGDIAKSEEYYNTAITIDPRYAEIYGESREFVNLPQELMMTTPRPEEGKDEN